CGGCTTTCCGTCACGCCGGAAAGATCCGGCTGGGAGATCTGATTATTTTGGAGACGGATCGCGGGCGATTTGTATACCGGGTACGAAGGACCTGGATCGCGGACAAAGATGACCGATCCGTAATCAGGCGGACCGGCGAACCGGTAGTTGTGGGGTACACTTGCTATCCTTTCGACTCGCCGAATTCGCCGCAGCAACGTTACATCATTGAAGCAGAGATGTTGGCTGATCAATAAAAAATATCCTGCTCCCCGATCGGTAAAGGGATGGAGAAGCTTCATCCCTTTTTTCAAATCTTCTTTTGACCGTTCTTTTGATTGAAGGAAAGGAAGGAGGAAAAGAATGCAAAGAATTGGGTTAACGCTCCATCTGTTTCCATGGAAGAGCCATCCACGTGGCAGAGCAGAAAGCGGAAAGGATGGGTGAGAAAATCTTGTTGCGGGATATCTTTTTCGGGATGCTGATGGTCTTTGTGATCTTGGTTGTGGGCAGCATTATTCTGGATCAATTTCCTTCCCTTTTACCGGTTTGGGAGGCGATGCAGGTGCACGGCAAGAACCTGTATGACATCTCGCTGGAAGAATTCGGCCCAACCCGGACGGTATTGCTTATCATCGGGATCATTATCTTGATCGGCACAAGCACCGCCGTGGGAAGACGATTTTAAGAGGTGATTCGAACTGGGTACCAAGCAAGGGCTGCTAAGCAAAGAGGAAAAGAAGGAACGCCGACAAAGGAAACGGGAGCAGCGAAAAATGATGATTAGAAAGTGGCTTCAGCCCCATCCGCCCAAACGTGAAAAACCGCCTCGTCCGCGAGGCTATATCGCCCGTCGTATCGGGGTGGTGATTTTTTGGGTGTCCTACGGGTTTATGTTCCTGGTGGTCACAGTTACGGTTACAACTCCTCCCACGGAGGGTATAGACAGGCCGCTGGAGGCGGTCGTTCAACAAGAGGTAAACCCTGCGACCAAACCGGAAGCGATCGATTTCGCCCGGAATTTTACCGCCCAGTATTTTACGTGGGAGAGGGGGAAAAAGAAGGAGCGGGAGAAACGGTTGAAATGGTATTTGGCGGAGGGGCTGGACCCCTACGGGGGATTGGAGATGGAGAACCTGGCCTCTGACAGCCGGTACCTGGGCTCTTCGGTGAAAAGGGTTGAGGAAAAAGGGGAAAACCGGGCATACATCACCTTGTCGGTCATCTACGAGATCAAAGGCGGGGTGTCCGGAGAAGGAACGGGCAAACAGTATGTAACGATACCGGTGGAGTACAACGGAACCTCTTATGGTGTCTATGAATTGCCGAAGTTCACCTTCATCGATGAACAGACGACGGTTAAGGCCGAGGAGACGAAGAAGAATCTGAAACAGGCGGAGAGCGGTACGGCTCAGAACATCCGGCTCTTCCTGGAAACGTTTTTCTCCAGCTACGCCGAAGACCCGAAAGACAAGCTGGCGTATTTCCTGGAGGACAAAAAACATCTGAACGGTTTAAATCAAGCTATGTGGTTCGTTGAGGTGCGTCGGGCAGACGTGTATGAGGGTGAAGCTAAAAACCAGTACGTTGTAGTGTGCGAAGTGGTGTTTCAAGATCCCGTTTCAGGTGCACGGTTCGCAACGAATTATGATCTTGTTGTTGAGCAGAAGGATCAGCGTTATGTTGTCCGGTCCATGGACAGCGACTAAAAAAAGGGAGGAGACAATCGTGACATTGGAAGCCCTTTTCGAGTGGTTCAAGGAGCAGGTTCAGTACGTTCTGTTTTTCACACTGATCGTCGTACTAATAGTTACCGGGTATCGCCGGGCGTGGATTGCCATGATCGGCTCTCTGATCGGTCTGGCGTTCATCGGAGTGTTCGTGTTCAACCCCGACGTCATCCGACCCGTCTCGGAGTGGTTGGGTGAGAAACTGAACCTCGGGAAAAGGTGAGAAATGTGGAACGGGTACCTCTTTATGTAATCAATCGCTTTCTCAAATTCGAACGGAAGATCTATCAGATATTCGGAAAGAGACTGGGGAGGCCGATTCGTTTGAAATCGGTTCTCTTTTATCTCTTTTTCGGGTTGTTGGAGCTCCTGCTTTATTTCACACCGATCATCGGTGCGCCCGTCCGGGCGACCCCGGTGGGGATTCTGGTGGTGTTCCCCGGTGTTTTATCGTATCTGCTATCCGATATCGGTACCGAAGGCCGAGTACCGCTGGCGTATTTCCGTTCGTTTCTCCTGTATCACTGGCGCCGGCTGAGACGGGTCACTTATTTCCGAGGTCGGGAGCTGCCCAAACCCGGTTCCTACGGTTTCCGGGGATACTTCACGTACCGGGAATCTTCCCGGTGATCCCGAACGCTGGCATCAGTGCCACAGCGACTTGTACGGTGGGTGGGAGACGATCGAATTCTGAACGGATCAGGGAGGCAAACTCATGCGAAGCATTCTGGAATTTCCCGTCAAGCATCTGGACGGGAACCTTGTGTTTGGTCGCGACGGTACTGTATGGGCATACTACGGCATCGAAGGGTTTGGCTATGATTTCCGGGAGGACGAGGAGAAGATGTGGCCGTTTCAGAATCAACTCTCTTTTCTCCGGAACAACGAACACGATCTTCATTTTCTCGTGGTGCCGAATCCGACAGATGTGACGGAGGTATGTGAGGAGACCATCCGACGGATCGCGAAGGATCACTACGCGCTCCGGGATTACGGTATCGAGTTTCTGCGGCAGCAGAAACAGGCCGTATCGCAACAGCGGAGTCGAATCGAGTCCAACGAATACCGTGCTTATCTTGGGATCCAGTTGGACCCGAAAAGAAATCAGTATAGGGAAGGCAACATGGGAACGAATCTGATCAGTTCCCTGCGGGAGATGATCGAAGGGTTCAAAACCCCGGTGTACCGGGCGGCGGGATTGGAACCCTACGATATTCCCACAACCGATATTGCCGCCTATCGGGAGCAGGCGGACAGCCTGCTGGACACAGTCCGCGGGGGTTTTTCCTGTGCCGCGCGGAAACTAACGGCGGTCGAAACGGTCTATCTGATTGAAAAGGTGTTTTCAGTCGCCAACAACGATGTGAAGATGCGGGAGTCCTTTTCGGCGGGGATCGAGGTAAAGGGAGAAGATGAGAAAGGGCAGGTCCATCGGGCGATTCGTCCCAATGATGAAGCCTTTTTCGACCTGCAAAACGCGAATGTCGATGAAGTGGGACCGAAAACCCTGTTGCTGAGTAAGATCATCGACAACGAAGTTCAAAAGACCTATGTACAGTACTTGGTTTGTCACGATATGGACGCCGTCAATTACCACCCCGGTTTCGAGTGGCTGTACCACATTCAGTCGGTTCTTCCGTTTCCCGTCAGCATATCTGTCCGAGCGCACCATCAGACTAACGCGCGGATGCTGAAGCGGTTGAGCGATGTGCGGCTGGAGTTCCAGGATCAGCGGGAGGAAGCGCAGAAAGGAGGAACGAACGTCGATTTAAGTGTTTCCGAATCAGAGAGCGGCGCCATTCAGATGGAGAGCTACTTCCGAAGTTCGGGCAAGCCGGGTTATTCCTGTTCGTTCGTCTTCCGAGTGAACGCTCCGGACGAAGCAACACTGAAGTCCCGGGTGGATCGCTTGAGAAACGAACTCATGAAGTTCGGCATTCGGATCGTTTCCCCCTACGGGGAACAGATCAATCTCCTGATGGAGACGATCCCAGGGTCTAAACCGTATAACCAGGATTACAGGATCGAAGTGGAACCCGGTGTCTTGGCTGGGATGATGTTCGGTGCGACGACCAACATCGGAGACGGACAGGGATTCTACATCGGATATACGAGGAATCTAAAGCGTCCGGTATTCATCCGACCGGATCTCGCCGCCAAAGCCTTTGATTCGGTCAAAAACGTGATCGATTCCATTTCGATCATGGTGGCCGGGGCAACGGGAAAAGGCAAGTCCTTTCTCATGAATCTGCTTGTGTATTTGTCCGTGTTGACCGGTTCGATGGCGCTGGTCATTGATCCGAAGGGAGACCGGAAAAAGTGGGTCAACGGTCTGCCGTTCATTCCGAAGGAGCATGTTTCCGTCTGGACGCTGGGATCGAGCGAAGCGGATGCCGGATGTCTGGATCCTTTCCGGACAAGTGTAAATTTGGAGGAAGCAAAAGACATTGCTATGGACATACTCGCATATTTGGCGGGTGTTGACATTGAAGATCACCAGTATACAATTTTAAGTGAAGCGATTGAAGCAGCGAGCGAAGAAAAGGACCCCTGCATTGGAGCTGTCATCAATTACGTAAGGGATTTATACGATAACAAGCCGGAAAACATGTCCGAAACGCGCCATGAAGAGGTGGAACGGCTTAAATCGACACTGGAAACGCTGGGACGGAACCAGTTGGCCCGCTTGTTGTTCGGGGAGCCGGGACAGGACTACCGGGTGTTGCGGGTGGAGAAGCCACTTCAGGTGATCATGGTGCAGAATCTCAACCTGCCGGATGAAAAGGTTAAGCAATACCGGATTTCGCACAAGATTTCGGAAGCGATTCTGATATCTTTGGCAGCCTTCACCAAGCAGTACATGTTCAACCAAGACCGGCACCGGCACAAGATCATCCTGCAGGACGAGGCGGAAAGCATCGACCGCAGTCCGGTGGGATCGGAGCTGCTGAACTTCGTCGTTCGGAAGGGCCGCTACTACAACACGACGTTGCTGAAAGGGACGCAGAATGCCTCGGACTACAAAGAAGAGGTCGCGAACATGGGGATGAAGTTCAGCTTCGGTCTCCGAAAGACGAGCGAAGCAGAAAAGATGCTGGACTATTTCAACCTGCCCCGGACGGAAAACAATGTGGAGACGTTGAAAAACCTGAGACGCGGTGAGGCTCTGTTCCAGGATATTTACGGACGGTCCGCCGTCATTCGGATCGATCCGGTGTTCAGGGACCTGCTGGATGCTTTCGATTCGTCCACGGCGACGAAGGAGGAGCGGGAACGGGAAAAGAAAAACCACGCATCATAGGAGGAAAGAAGAGTGGACCGGATCAGGAGCGTAATAAAAAGATACGGAATCGTCGTGGCGGTGACAGTCGCGGTGACGGCTGCCGCCACGACATTTTTGTTGACGGTATACGGCGAGGAGGGTGAGGAGAAGGGTTCAGAAGCAGTGACTGAAGCCGAAAGATTGAAGAGGGAAAAGGATCTTGAGGCGGCGGATCAAATAGTGTATGAGTGGATTGCAGCTAGGGTTGAAGCAGATGATGATAGACAGAGCAAAGTAATGTTTAAGGAGGAGATAAAGAAAGATATAAAGTACAATATCATTAAACCTGGGAGACATGAATTCCCAGGAGCGGAAGAGAAGATGGGTGAGCGATATTTGATAGAAAGGTATGATAAGTACTACGAAGACGGGAAACTGTTTTATCGCATAAAGTATTACCATCCGAATAATGATAAAACATACGTGGATTATTTGCTTGTGGAAAAAGAAGACGGGAAATGGAAGGCTACAAATCGTTCTGAAGTAATAATAACATTTTCCCGCTTGTTTCCTGAACGAAAAAATGTTCTAAAAGCGGAGGAGATTGGTGGGGTAACGGTACACGAGATGAAGGAGTGACGTTTCAGCCTCTTGAGGTTTCCGGAAATCCGAATAGATTGAGAGGAGGGAATCGGCCCGACCCTTGTTTCCAGATGGAAACGGGGGTTTTTCTTTTGGCCGAAACTATGAACATTAAACGAATCATCGCGGTTCTGATGCTGGTGGCAGTTTTGGCTTCCGTTCCGGGAATTACGTTGGCAGAGGGCGAAGATCAACAGCAATTGAGGGACGAACGGGAAAAGGTAGGGAAGGTCGGGATTTTGGACACGTTGTTCGGATCAGATAACTCCGGTCAGAAGGAGTACTACTATCTGGATTTGGCTGAGAAGGAGGAGGAGGGTGAAGAAAGTTTTTGGATGAAGCTCATTCCGTTTGGCGGGATCATCTCAGCGGCAGAAAAACAAACGGTTTTTACAGCGTTATACGTAACCACCAACTGGTTCAACAACCTGATCCTCCGCTACAACGAGATGATGACCGGCATCATGCTGGCGGTGTGGAATTTCGCCAACGAGTTCGATTTCGTTGATCGGGTGATCGTGCATCTGGACACCATGATGCAGAATCTCACAGGGATTTCCGGGACGTTGTTCGGCGAGGGAAAGGGCTTATTCAACGCCTTCCTCGGAATCGTCGCCGTTCTGACGGGAGCTTATGCAGCCTTCATGTTCCTGTGGAAACGGTCGTCATTGGAGTCCCTGGGAACAATCCTTCAGACGGTGACCGCACTGACGCTGGCGCTGCTGCTGTTCAGCAACTACGGTACGTTCCTCATGAACGCGAACAAGCTCACGACGGAAGCGAGCGGGCTGATCATGACGGGCTCCGCAGACAAACTGACCGGTAACGACAGGACGAATGAAGAGGTTCTGAGGGAAACGAACCGGAATATCAAACGGATGTTCATTCATCGTCCGTACCTGTTCATGCAGTACGGAACAGACAATGAAGAAGCGATCGGCAGGGAACGAGTTAATGAACTACTCAAAATGAAACCAGGGAATGAAAGACAGAAATATGTCAGGGAAATAGAGGTTGAAAAAAGAGGCAACCAACTCATGACCTCTGCGTATGTCCTGGAACGGTTCGTATTCAGTTGGTTTTACACCGGGATGAATGCCTTGAACTCGGTCCCGATCTACCTGATGGCACTGCTGCTCATCGTGCTTCAATTTTGGTTTTTGGGGATCGCCATGGTGGCTCCGTTTGCTTTTTTGTTTGCGGCACTGCCGGGGCAGTTCGGCGTACTTCGCCGTTACATGGCCCAGTTGTTCCTTCCGCTTGCATTGAAACTGCTCGTGTCGGCGGGTGCGGTTTTCGTGTTTTTCATCACCTCCCTGCTCTATGCCGAGAGGGGATTCGGTTCCGTCAACAGCTATATCGCCGTCGGAGTGGTCCAGTTCATCGTTCTGATGCTGGTCTTTTTCCTACGCAAGCGCATTTACAGCATTTTCTCGGAGGGATCGCGGGAACTGAGGATGCTAAGGGCGGAGATGGCTCTTCTTCGGAAATCGATGTTGAGTCCAGTCAAGACCGGGGTGCAGACAGCGACAACGGCGGCGGGCGCGGTAATCGGAGCCGTAGCGACTGGTGGAGCTGGCGCATTGGCCGGAGCGGCCACCGGCAGCAAAGTCGGGAAAATGGTCACGGGAGAAGGCGATATGTCCGATGTGGCTTCCGAGGCGACCCGTCTTTCCCGGCTGAAACTGCCGGATAAGGACGGAAAGAAAGGAAAAGAGGGACAAGAGAAAGGAAAAAAAGAACCGCGGCAGGAGGATTTGGAAGGAATACCCACTGTGAAGGATCTGAGATCCAAAGAGAATATTGATTCTTTGGTGAAGGATAGTGAGGTGCCGGATCTACCCTCTTTGGAAGATCTGAAACCGCCGGAAGATTATGAGAAGGCCATACCGGGAAGGGTTAACGATTCTCTTCCCGTGATCGATTCAGATGGGCTGAGTACGGAGCCTGGCTTGGCTTCGTTGGAGAGTTATCTTCCGGGAAACGTCCTTCGTTGGGAGAACAAGCCGCGAGGGGGAAACCGATAATGTTGAGTGATCGGACACGGAGGCTCGTCGTCAACGCCATGGTCGTCTTGGGGGCTGTGGTGTTTTCTTTGATCCTGGTTCTTGTTGTCTTTGGCGATGAAGAACGGACACTGGAGAAAAGGGACCGGGATAACGCAGCTGTTTATAAGTATGGCGGGCGTACGGTCCTTGAAGAAGACAACCGGGAAGAACACGACGGCGGAGTTGTAGGGGAAACCTCCGTCGATGATGACGTGAGGAGAAAGACGGAAGAAATCGCTGTGGAGTTTGTCAAGACGTTTCACAACTACGATGGGGATAAGCCGCTTCAGCACATCGAGGCCAGTAGGAAATGGATGTCCGACGAATTGTACAAAGCGATTACATCCACGTATCCACAGGAAGTGGAGGAAACAACGGTCAACAGACGGTGGAAGCAAGTGAAGGCATCTTTGCCGTCCGGTCAACCGGACGGCTTTATTGTGTGGGATGTGGAAGTTCTGGGGGAAGTTACGGACAGTCAAGGAAAGGAAAAAGAAAGCGTTGATACCTACTTGGTGAAATTGGAAAAGATAGATGGCGAATACAGGGTCACGGACTTTCTCGTCAACCATCCCGTTGAGCGGAACGGGAACGGAGAGATCATCTTATGAGAAAGGCCGTTTCTTTTTTCTTTCTGCTAACGCCGGTTTTAGTAATAGTCCTAGTCATCAGTCTGTTGGGTTTCGCCGTCGTTTTCATTTCCGTATTGATGGGCGGCGGTGATGAATTGACGGACGGATACAGTGGATATTTGGGAGGTGTACCGTTTGCGGACCTGATCAACAGGACTGCGGCAAGGTACGACATCAGTCCCGCATTGATTGCGGCAATTATAGACCAAGAATCGAATTTCAATCCGAAGGCGCACTCATCCGCCGGGGCGATCGGCTTGATGCAAATTATGCCAGGCACGTGCCGGGGAATTGGATATCCGGCGGATGAATGTTGGAAGCCTGAAAACAATATTGATGCGGGCGGGAGAATCATTGCCGGCCACTTGAAGTCATACAGGGGTAACTTGGAACTCGCGCTTGCAGCGTATAACGCGGGCGCGGGGAACGTGAGGAAGTACGGAGGTGTTCCTCCGTTCCCTGAAACCAGGAATTATGTGGTGGAAGTTGCAAAACAGTACGAGAAGTACAAAAAGAAGCTGGTCGGTGGAAAATTTGAAACGGTTGGCGGGTTCCCCACAACACTGATGTTCCCCGCGAATGGGGAGATTACGTCACCGTTTGGATGGCGTTGGGGGCGGATGCATGAAGGTGTGGACATTGGCGCGCCGGAAGGAACGCCGATTGTAGCCGCGGCGGACGGGGTCGTTATAAAAAGTGGCCCGGCCAGTGGGTACGGGTGGGTGATCGTGATTGATCACGGCGGCGGCTTGACCACTGTTTACGGCCATATGTACCACAGTACCGTTGTTGTGAGTCAGGGGGAAGCCGTATCGAAAGGCCAGAAAATCGCTTCGATCGGCAATAACGGGCGCTCCACCGGACCGCACCTTCATTTCGAAGTGCGCATGAACGGCAACTCGCTGGATCCGCTGAAATACTTAAGAACGAACTGGAAAGATGGTTGAAAGGAGAAGATGAATAAATGCAAAAGATGGCTTATTTGCCGCCGATCGAGGATAAAAGGCCGCCAAATTTCGTTGTTCGCGCCTTATACTCAATATTCCGGTGGTTCGGTGATTTTGTCCCGATGTTTTCAGCTTTATTTGTTTTTATCGGGCGATCACTGATGGTTGTGGTTAATTTTCTGATTTTGTTGGGGATCATTACTATTTCTTGGGCACATTCACTGGAACTTCTGCGATATGCAGGACTGCACTACGGTCTCGAATGGGTTGGGGTTTTTGTGTGGGATGGGAGTTTTGTTTATTCGTCTATAGTGCTTTCAAGAGATTTCAGGAACGGGACCCCACTTGCAGGTTGGGCACCATGGGCGGGTTTTCTGATGGGGATGTGTTTCGTCATCACAAGTAATTACTTGGGGATGTCGGATAACAATGCCGGACGAGTTATTGGGGTAGCCACTCCTTTCCTACTCTTGGTTTTTAAAGGAGTAATGGCTCACCAGTTTCGCCAAAGCCGAAAAGACAACAGGCGAGTAGATACCAACGTGGAGAGGGAGATGCCCTCTGCCTCCACCGAAAATCGAGAGGTAGAGATCTCCTCAGCAAGACATGGAGTAGGAGTTGTGGAGGCTTCTTCATCTCAGGTGGAGGGAATGGAGAAATCTCCCTCCATGTTGGAGGAAGTGGAAAATGCTATTCCCTCCACAACCTCCACCATGGAGACTGGGGTGGAGGGAGAGGTGAAGGAGAGAGTGGAGGTGGAGACTCCTCCTACTTCTATTGTGGAGAAAAAGGAGGAGACCTCCACACCTCGTGTGGAGGGTGTGGAGGATGTGGAGGAGGAGACCTCCCGGCGGAAAGTGGAGAGGGTGGAGAAGGCGGGAAAGAAAAATGTGGAGGTTCCACCTTCCACCTCTGCCGAAGAGCGGAGGGAGGGAGACCGGGAGAACTGCTCCTCGTGCAAAGTGGAGGAGAAAATCACTCCCGCTTCTACTTTCAATGGAGAGAGGGAAAAGGAAACCATTCCCGGTTCTCCATTGGAGGTAGCGATGAAGATTATGAAGGAGGAGGGGAAGGTGCCGGGAAGAAAGCGGCTGATGGAGGAAGGGTTTTCGGAATGGGTAGCGCGGCAGACGGCGAAAGAGTTGAAGAGACTGGCGGGATAATTTATCCCGCTTCCACCAAAAAGGCGGAGGCCTCAATCTCCGCTTTTTTGGTGGGAGGCTGAAGGATTGGAGCCTTCCGATCAGATTAGTGGAGGGAATGAGGGGTGGAGAGGATGGAGGTGGAGATTTTCAGGTGGAGGGAGGCGAGGGGTGGAGAATGGAGCATTCCTCCACCTAATAATCAGGTGAAGAGAAAGGGCTATGGAGATGAAGGTTAACTTTCCCTCCATAAGGAGGTGGAGGTCTCCACCTTCCTCCATAAAGATGGAGAGAAAAGGAGGAGCACATGGAGAGGGGGTAAAGGTGGAGGGGAGTGGACATCCTATCACCTCCCACGTGGAGAGATGGAACTCTTCCTCTCCAGGTGGAGAGGGTGGAGGTGGAGAGTATGGGGAGGAGAATTTTTCTCCATCTCCACCCTGGAGAAGGTGGAGATCTTTCCGGGATGGAGAGGTCTTATACAATATGGAGGTGGAGATGTCATGAGCAAATCTCGTCTGAAAAGCGCCTTGTTTTATACGGAGCGTCTGCGGGCTGAATTGTTGGATTCTTTAGCGGAGTTGGAGGAGATGGAACGCTGGAGAAAAGAAAAGCCGCCGGCCTGTCCGATAGCTTCCGCGGAACCGATGACGGTACACGGCTACCCCGTATTCCGGTTTTCTTACGATGGAAGATTGCCGTCTTATTATGGGGACTTTCAATATCGGGCGAAAGTACGGGACTATTACCTTGCGGCAACGCTTCGGGCATATGACTGGTCAAAAATCGATTTAAGGTTTGATCGGGCAGCTGTGTTTGTCGCCCATTATTTCAAAAGCATACGCACTCGTGACTTGGATAATCGAAATCGCAAATATTTGATA
This region of Planifilum fimeticola genomic DNA includes:
- a CDS encoding CD3337/EF1877 family mobilome membrane protein; translation: MAETMNIKRIIAVLMLVAVLASVPGITLAEGEDQQQLRDEREKVGKVGILDTLFGSDNSGQKEYYYLDLAEKEEEGEESFWMKLIPFGGIISAAEKQTVFTALYVTTNWFNNLILRYNEMMTGIMLAVWNFANEFDFVDRVIVHLDTMMQNLTGISGTLFGEGKGLFNAFLGIVAVLTGAYAAFMFLWKRSSLESLGTILQTVTALTLALLLFSNYGTFLMNANKLTTEASGLIMTGSADKLTGNDRTNEEVLRETNRNIKRMFIHRPYLFMQYGTDNEEAIGRERVNELLKMKPGNERQKYVREIEVEKRGNQLMTSAYVLERFVFSWFYTGMNALNSVPIYLMALLLIVLQFWFLGIAMVAPFAFLFAALPGQFGVLRRYMAQLFLPLALKLLVSAGAVFVFFITSLLYAERGFGSVNSYIAVGVVQFIVLMLVFFLRKRIYSIFSEGSRELRMLRAEMALLRKSMLSPVKTGVQTATTAAGAVIGAVATGGAGALAGAATGSKVGKMVTGEGDMSDVASEATRLSRLKLPDKDGKKGKEGQEKGKKEPRQEDLEGIPTVKDLRSKENIDSLVKDSEVPDLPSLEDLKPPEDYEKAIPGRVNDSLPVIDSDGLSTEPGLASLESYLPGNVLRWENKPRGGNR
- a CDS encoding peptidoglycan DD-metalloendopeptidase family protein gives rise to the protein MRKAVSFFFLLTPVLVIVLVISLLGFAVVFISVLMGGGDELTDGYSGYLGGVPFADLINRTAARYDISPALIAAIIDQESNFNPKAHSSAGAIGLMQIMPGTCRGIGYPADECWKPENNIDAGGRIIAGHLKSYRGNLELALAAYNAGAGNVRKYGGVPPFPETRNYVVEVAKQYEKYKKKLVGGKFETVGGFPTTLMFPANGEITSPFGWRWGRMHEGVDIGAPEGTPIVAAADGVVIKSGPASGYGWVIVIDHGGGLTTVYGHMYHSTVVVSQGEAVSKGQKIASIGNNGRSTGPHLHFEVRMNGNSLDPLKYLRTNWKDG
- a CDS encoding TcpE family conjugal transfer membrane protein, giving the protein MERVPLYVINRFLKFERKIYQIFGKRLGRPIRLKSVLFYLFFGLLELLLYFTPIIGAPVRATPVGILVVFPGVLSYLLSDIGTEGRVPLAYFRSFLLYHWRRLRRVTYFRGRELPKPGSYGFRGYFTYRESSR
- a CDS encoding conjugal transfer protein; this encodes MMIRKWLQPHPPKREKPPRPRGYIARRIGVVIFWVSYGFMFLVVTVTVTTPPTEGIDRPLEAVVQQEVNPATKPEAIDFARNFTAQYFTWERGKKKEREKRLKWYLAEGLDPYGGLEMENLASDSRYLGSSVKRVEEKGENRAYITLSVIYEIKGGVSGEGTGKQYVTIPVEYNGTSYGVYELPKFTFIDEQTTVKAEETKKNLKQAESGTAQNIRLFLETFFSSYAEDPKDKLAYFLEDKKHLNGLNQAMWFVEVRRADVYEGEAKNQYVVVCEVVFQDPVSGARFATNYDLVVEQKDQRYVVRSMDSD
- a CDS encoding ATP-binding protein translates to MRSILEFPVKHLDGNLVFGRDGTVWAYYGIEGFGYDFREDEEKMWPFQNQLSFLRNNEHDLHFLVVPNPTDVTEVCEETIRRIAKDHYALRDYGIEFLRQQKQAVSQQRSRIESNEYRAYLGIQLDPKRNQYREGNMGTNLISSLREMIEGFKTPVYRAAGLEPYDIPTTDIAAYREQADSLLDTVRGGFSCAARKLTAVETVYLIEKVFSVANNDVKMRESFSAGIEVKGEDEKGQVHRAIRPNDEAFFDLQNANVDEVGPKTLLLSKIIDNEVQKTYVQYLVCHDMDAVNYHPGFEWLYHIQSVLPFPVSISVRAHHQTNARMLKRLSDVRLEFQDQREEAQKGGTNVDLSVSESESGAIQMESYFRSSGKPGYSCSFVFRVNAPDEATLKSRVDRLRNELMKFGIRIVSPYGEQINLLMETIPGSKPYNQDYRIEVEPGVLAGMMFGATTNIGDGQGFYIGYTRNLKRPVFIRPDLAAKAFDSVKNVIDSISIMVAGATGKGKSFLMNLLVYLSVLTGSMALVIDPKGDRKKWVNGLPFIPKEHVSVWTLGSSEADAGCLDPFRTSVNLEEAKDIAMDILAYLAGVDIEDHQYTILSEAIEAASEEKDPCIGAVINYVRDLYDNKPENMSETRHEEVERLKSTLETLGRNQLARLLFGEPGQDYRVLRVEKPLQVIMVQNLNLPDEKVKQYRISHKISEAILISLAAFTKQYMFNQDRHRHKIILQDEAESIDRSPVGSELLNFVVRKGRYYNTTLLKGTQNASDYKEEVANMGMKFSFGLRKTSEAEKMLDYFNLPRTENNVETLKNLRRGEALFQDIYGRSAVIRIDPVFRDLLDAFDSSTATKEEREREKKNHAS